A segment of the Petroclostridium xylanilyticum genome:
ATGCCATCAAGGGCTTTATGGCTGTCAGCTTGTTTACCATTGTGCCGGTGGAACTGTACAAGCTGGCGATTACCCTGCAGGGCGCCTTCACATCCGGCATCACAGGACTTGCAGCGGCAGACAGCAGCATCAGCACCATGGCTGCCGCTGTCCTTGCCAGCATAGGCGATGTCTTAGTCAGTCCCATTATGGGGATATTCTGTTTGATCCTCATGGGCTATGCGGTAATTAAAGTGTTTTTTGCCAACCTCAAGAGAGGGGGAATTCTGCTCATCCAAATTGCCGTAGGCAGCCTGTATATGTCCGGAGAACACTTGCACTTTGAGGTACGAGTGAACGGTGAAAAGCAAAACCCAAGAAATTATCTGCCATAAGCAGGGTGAAAAACGATGCCGTGGATTAGAAAAATGGGTAGCTTCCAATGGCGAGACTTCCTGTTAAAATAAACCTATAGCCTTCGTAATTCTGTCTAAGTTTATTAAAAGTGTGGTATAATGAAACAAATATTGTAAAAAAGGAGGAATGCGCTTGGATCAATATAACCGGGCTGTTGAACTGTGGCAGTCATACAAAATTGCGTCCGCCGCTGATTTAGATAAATATCTTGACAGTTTCCGCATCCTGTTTGCGTTTCATTCCGGGAAAATAGAGAACGAGGAAATCACCTATCACGATACAAGAGAAATCTTTGAAAACGGCAGGGTTGTGGGCTACACCGGAAGTCCCCGTGCCCTGTTTGAACAGCAGAATCAAAAGCTGTGCTATGAGTTTTTGAAAGAAAAAATCGTGAAAAAGGAGCCTCTCAGCATCGAGCTGGTCAAGGAAATTCACAAGGTTCTCACCAGCGGAACTTACGATGAGCGCAGGTATATTGAAAATGAGGAGCGGCCGGGCGAATTTAAAAAGCACGATTATGTAACCGGCATCCATGAGGTGGGCTCCGCTGCGGAGGATGTGGAAAAGGACCTGACGGAACTGATTGCCGAAGTCAACGCGTATGAGGGCAAAGATGTCTTAAAAGCCGCCGCCTATCTTCACGCCAGGTTTGAGTATATTCATCCCTTTGCAGACGGCAATGGGCGTGTCGGCAGGACACTGATGAATTACTATCTCATGACCCATAACCACCCGCCCCTCATTGTCTATAACGAGGATAAGCGGATGTATTACGAGTGCCTGCAAAAGTATGATGAAGCCGAAGATTTAAATCCTCTTTATGAGTTTCTCAAATATGAAACCGAAAAGACATGGGAAAAGACGCTGGCTCTTGCCGAAGGTATGAAGCCGGACCGCAAAGGTTTGTCAGATTTTACCCAGAGTATGTAGCCAACAGAATAATTTAGAAGCAAAAGTCATCTCGAAAAGGGATGGCTTTTTTTGTTTGCCAAGGAGGGAAGAAATGATTTTCTCGCTGCGCATCAGGAGCAAACTCAAGGGCTTCATGATGCAAAGCCGGAGCCGGAATCTACCGGTATGAAAATGATTTATAGGAGGAAAAGAACGATGAGAGAAACTGAACTGAAAATAATGTTCCCCACGGAGAAGCTGGATGCACTCCGTTTTTTTATGGGCAAAAAGGAGCTGACTGTTGAGCAGAAACTTAAAGATTACCTTGATAAAACCTATGAAAAAGTTGTCCCGGCACACGTTCGAGAATATGTGGAAAGTAAGCTAGACCAAGCATCGCTGCAAGAGGAAACGCTTGAACAGAGAGCTCAGGAGCAGCAGCCGGAGCCACAAAGGGAACGCCAGTCAAGACAAACCCGCCGCCAGCGTGAGCAGGCGGTGGCTGAATCAGCATCATTATCTTCGCAGGCCAGACAGCCGGAGCTGCCGGAAGAACCGGAAGAATCCCAAGGCATGAGCATGAGTATGTAAATTTGAAAGGAGAGATTCACAATGAAACAAGCAACCCTTCAAATTAAATTTGATGAAGAAAAGTTGAATGCTATCAAGCAGTACATGGGCAAAAAGGATGCCGATCTTCAGACGGAGCTGGACGATGTGATGCAAAAGCTCTACGAAAAGCATGTCCCAGCGCCTGTCCGTGAGTACATTGAAAGCCGGGATTCCAGGGTGCAGGAAAAGCCGAAAAGACCGGCCCGGCCTTCCTCTACGGCTGCTGCCAATAATGACGTCAACACCACCGTGTAAATAGCATACTAAAAGCCGCATATTTGGCGGCTGTGTGCCCTTTTCGTGCAGGGGTATGTGAGAATAAAAATATAGAGGAATTGATTGCCCGCCTTGCTGAAAAGCTTAAATATACTTCCGGCAAGAAGCAATACGGTTATCTGAAGGCTCCCCTCAAGGCACTCGTTAATCAGATTGTCGATGAGCTTGCAAAGGATGAAAGAGTAACAGAGCTTTACAGCAGCTGGTACGAAATGCGTAATGAAGTTTTAAGCACCTATGTTGACAAGCTGCCGCCGCCTCTTCCGCTTTCACAGCAGAAAGAATTCAAGAGCATTAAAAACATGGTGATTGCCGAAGCGTTAAATATCGGCAGTCACCATTTCACTTTTGAGCCGGACGAGGAACAGAATATATCAATAGAAGATGATGGTGATATTACTGCTGCCACCACATATTTTGAGAAATCTGCAAAGCTCGGAAATGTCAACGCACAGTATATGCTCGGCAGGATTTATCTTGAATCGGACAGCGAGCATGAAAATGTAGAAAAGGCATTGCAGTGGCTGGGGAAAGCTGCGGACAACGGGAATGCTCCCGCACAGTATGCAATGGCGAAGCTGTACCTTACAGGAAACCATCTAGAGAAAGATGCCGTAAAGGCTGTGGAACTGTTCACCAAATCTGCAGAACAAGGCAATCAGTATGCGCAATATGCCCTCGGCAAACTGTATCTTTTGGGGCATGATGTCAGGCAGGATAAGGAAACAGCGGTGCATTGGCTGTCGGCAGCTGCAGCACAGGGAAATATCTATGCCAAGTTTTTATTAGAACGCATGGATTCCTTCAAAGACCCATCCATACTCCTTGCAGCAACACGATTGATGCATCACTTGGGCAATATCTTTAGAGAGGAGTATCAGAAAGCTTTTGGCAATCCTCTCATCCAGGTTGACCGCAAGCTCCGCAAAAAACTCATAGAGAAAAAACTGGCTCAAGGTCACGCATATAACGACCATGCGCCACATCAAAGCTATTAGGAGGAATTCCCATGAAGAAGAACTACCTACAGAAAAAAGAAAAGATCCCCGTCTGTTATATATTCTCAAGACTGAAGCCACCTGTGAAAAGGGTGGCTTATTTTCGCAGGTCGGGCAAGCGGAAACACTGACGAGGAGGATCGCTATGGCAGAGTACGTACATTTTACCGATGAGCAGAAACAGCGTGCAAACTCCGTTGACCTTGTGGACTTTCTCAGACGGCAGGGAGAGCAGCTCATACGCTCCGGCAGGGAGTGGCGGTGGAAGCGTCATGATAGTGTGACAATCCGGGGCAACCGGTGGTTCCGCCACAGCGCCAGGCAAGGTGGTCTGGCCATTGATTTTGTGCAGGAATTTTATGGCCTCTCATTCCCTGATGCAGTGATACTGCTGCTGGGCGGCGAACAGGGTGTGGAATTTAAGCAGACCAATAAAAATGACTCCCCGCCAAAGCGAAAGGAGTTTCTTCTGCCGGAGGCTGCCGATAATATGCGCCGGGTATATGCCTACCTCTTGAAGCAGCGATATATTGACCGGGACGTGCTTACTCATTTTGCTAGAGAGAAAAAAATATATGAGGATAAGGAATATCACAATGTTGTTTTTGCAGGCTATGATGAAAACGGTACTGCCCGGCATGCACATAAAAGAGGAACCTATTCCAACGCTGCTGGTTACCGTGGAAATGTGGAAGGCTCAGATCCAAAATACAGCTTCAATTACATCGGTACAAGTGATACCCTTTATGTGTTCGAAGCTCCCGTCGACATGCTGTCATTTATCACCCTGCATAAAAACGGCTGGCAGCAGCACAGCTATGTAGCACTGGATGGTGTGGCTGAACATGCCATGCTGCATGTGCTGTCAAAAAATATGCACATTAAAAATGTGGTACTGTGCCTTGACCATGATCCTGCCGGTATAGAAGCTGCTGGCCGCCTTACGGAAATATTGCTTGAGAAAGGATATGCCAGTGTTTCATGTTTGCAGCCAGCATGCAAGGATTGGAATGAGGACCTGAAAGCGCAGCATGGCATAACACCGATTCCGGCAAAACCGCATCCGAAGCTTGAAGCCTGTAAAGAACTGTGCGGAGAGATTCATTACTTGTGCGACCATATCAAATCCGTGAAAAATCCTCATGCAATGCTGATGGAGCTCTATGAAAAAGCAATACCCCTCATGCAGTCATCTAGGTCAACCGATGGACAAAAGGCTGTCCTGATGGAACAACTGCTAAGCATGACGGTATATGCGCTGTTTGTAGTGATGGCGCAATACCGGCAACTTGAAAAACCGATGAATTTTAAGCAACTGACCGATGAACTCTGTCGCAGCTATCATCCGCACCAGGACCGGGGAAAGCTGAAAACCAAAGCAGAGGATATCCAGCAGGATGTCAATGCCATTAATGCTCAGCTCAAAACATCTGGAATCCGTACCCTTGAGGATAAGCAAAAATTAATCGCGTCGTATATGAGTCTTGCACTAAACTGCGTCAAGGTTCAAATTTTTATATGTCTTGAAGAGCAGGAACAGAGAATAGAAGCTCTGCAAAAGCAGAATGAAGAGAGAGTCGATTATATGCAGGCTGTTTGCGAAGAATTTTTGCAGCCTGGTATTTAGCAATATTATAACTGCAGATTTGAAGAAAGCCATGTGCGAATGAAAAATAATTGGTGCATGGCTTTCTTAATTTGGAAGGAAGGAGGAAACCAATGCAAGCATCACAGGTGGTTACTTTAATTATAGCTGCTGCAACTATGTTTGGAGTCATCGGTTTTATCGTTCTCCTGGCTCATTACTATACCTTGAATGGTATCAAGGCCAGGACGGTAGGTGACGGCCAGCATGGTACGGCAAGGTTTGCAACGAAGAATGAAATAAAGAAGACCTATGCCCATGTACCCTATGAGCCGGAACGGTGGCGCAAGGGCATCAACCTGCCTAAGGTGCAGGGTCTGGTTGTGGGATGCAAAACAGCTCCAGGCTCGGTCACCGCTCTTGTAGACCAGGGGGATGTGCATGCATTGATGATCGGTGCGGCTGGGGTCGGCAAGACCGCAAATTTCCTTTATCCTAATCTGGAATATGCTTGTGCTTCCGGGATGAGCTTTATTACCACCGACACCAAGGGCGACCTTTACAGGAATTACGGATGCATCGCCAAGGATTACTATGGCTACAATGTGTCCGTCATTGACCTGAGAAACCCCACCCGCAGCGACGGCAACAATATGCTGCACCTTGTGAACAAATATATGGATGAATACCTTGCCAATCCTGATAATCTCCCAGCAAAAGCCAGGGCGGAGAAATATGCAAAGATTATTGCCAAAACCATTGTCAACTCCGGAGGACTGGATGCAGGCTCCTACGGCCAGAATGCATTTTTTTACGATGCAGCCGAGGGCTTGCTGACTGCCGTCATTTTATTGGTAGCGGAATACTGTCCAAACGAGAAACGCCATATCATATCGGTCTTTAAGCTCATACAGGATTTGCTGGCTCCCTCCGGCGTAAAGGGAAAAAACCAGTTCCAGCTGCTCATTGAAAAGCTCCCGTCAGAGCATAAGGCAAGATGGTTTGCAGGAGCGGCATTAAACACTGCAGAGCAGGCGATGCAAAGCGTCCTGTCGACAGCCCTTTCCCGGTTGAATGCATTCCTGGACTCAGAACTGGAGCAGATACTGTGCTTTGACACTGCCATTGATGCAGAGCGTTTTTGCAAAAGAAAGTCTGCCATCTTCCTTGTCATGCCGGAAGAAGACAACACAAAATATTTTCTAATCTCCCTTATTGTTCAGCAGCTGTACCGGGAAATACTGTCGGTGGCCGATGAGCAGGGCGGCAGGCTTCAAAACCGTGTCATGATGTACCTGGATGAGATTGGCACCATACCTAAAATTGAATGTGCAGAGATGATGTTTTCTGCTTCCCGTTCCCGCCGTGTTTCCATCGTGGCCATCATACAGAGCTTTGCGCAGCTTGAAAAGAACTACGGCAAGGAAGGAGCCGCCATCATCATCGACAACTGCCAGGACACCATCTTCGGAGGCTTTGCCCCAAACTCGGAATCAGCCGAGATACTCTCCAGAAGCCTTGGCAATAAGACAGTTTTATCAGGTTCGGTCACCCGGGGGAAGCATGATCCGTCCCAATCCCTGCAAATGATCCAGCGTCCCCTAATGACTCCTGACGAATTGAAGACCCTGCCTAAAGGCAGCTTCATTGTCGCAAAGACCGGCGCCTGTCCTATGAAAACCAGTTTAAAGCTGTTCATTGAATGGGGCATCCGGTTTGAAAAGGTGTATGAGCTGCAGGAAAAATCCGCCCGCAAGGTTGCCTATGCTGACAAAAAAGAGCTTGAAGAGGAAATTATAAAACGGCACATTGCATATGAAGATATAGAAGAACTGGAACCATACTCCACATCAGCTCAAGGCGGCATATCCCTTGCACCTGCTGAAGAGATTCAGGTGAAAGCATTGAAGTCCAGGCTGCAAGCAAAGATAAAAGCACAGCAGCAAATGGAGACGCCGCTGCGTACAGATTAGGAGGTGCCTGATGGGTTATTTTGAATCGCTTTATGCATCAGAGCTTCCCCATAGGGCTGTAACTGTCTACATGTACCTTCGTGACAGGGCGGACAGGGACGGCAAATGCTATCCGGCGATCGGTACCATCGCCGAAGAACTGAAGTTGTCACGGAGCACCGTAAAAAGAGCCATCGCAGATCTTGAAAAGAGCGGTTATCTTCGCAAGGAGCAGCGGTGGCGTGAGAACGGGGGCAAGAGCAGCAACATGTATTTTTTAAAATCAGGGATGGGGTAACTCTGAAAAACCTTACTTTTACACCAAGGGGGCAGTCTGTTTATTTGGTGAACTGTGGTACGGTTCACCGTGAGCTATGCAGTGAACTGCCCACTCTAAGAAATATTCAACATCAGACAAAGAAACAAAATAGTTTAGCATCAACAGACTAGAAAATGTAAAAATAATATTTTAGTATAGACATACTAAAATATTTATGATACACTACTATCAATGGAAGAATTTACACATTTGGATAGAAAGGAGGAAAATCGTGAACCCATCAATAGATATTTTTATTAATTCGTTTGCTATGCGCGGTATTACCTCACGAGAGCAATTATTGAACGAAATGTTACGCGTCAAACTTACAGCGCGAGCCGTGAAATCACAGAAAAAATCTCTGCAAGATGGAGAGCAGCTTTTCGAATTAATGAAGCATTCTACCGAAAGTACAATCCTTGGATACTTTCCGGGCGACAGGGATTTCTTTTCTGCTATTTATAAGGTTGCCCAAGAAATTGATCTTATTGAGTATACACTTAAACTATACCAAAATGACCGCTTCGGACAGATATTCTCTCCAGCTTATTTGACGGAATATGTCTGTAGCCTGATAGATGATGCAAAAGCCCAGTCGATACTTATTGCCGAAGCAGAAAAAAGCCTATCAGGTCTTAAAGGCTTTGTGGAGAAGCATCAGTCAAGCAATATAACCTTTACCACATCCAATGTACTTATGTTTATGCTGCTTAAGCTTGGATTTGAAGAATATAAGAACGTCAGTATTCTTAATCAGTCGATATACCAGGAGCTGCTTATTGACGCACGTTTTGACTTTATCTATTCACTGCCTGATTTTGGCGGCAAGATTGAAGCCGTTAACCATAAATTCATGTCCTCAAGACCGGATATTGTAGCAACGCAGAATTTACTTGGGCACTTATCTGACAGGGGCACGCTGGTGACTGTGCTCCCTGCTAAGATTACATTTGCAAGCGGTTCTGAAGCAAAGCTGCGTGAGCATATCATGACCCACTATCAATTGGAGGGTATTTACAGTCTTCCCGAAGGTACTTTCAAGCCGTATACTGCCATAAAAACCTATATGCTTAAAATAGGTGCTGTAAAAAAGGAAAATGTGAGCGTGGGATATTTGG
Coding sequences within it:
- a CDS encoding Fic family protein, encoding MDQYNRAVELWQSYKIASAADLDKYLDSFRILFAFHSGKIENEEITYHDTREIFENGRVVGYTGSPRALFEQQNQKLCYEFLKEKIVKKEPLSIELVKEIHKVLTSGTYDERRYIENEERPGEFKKHDYVTGIHEVGSAAEDVEKDLTELIAEVNAYEGKDVLKAAAYLHARFEYIHPFADGNGRVGRTLMNYYLMTHNHPPLIVYNEDKRMYYECLQKYDEAEDLNPLYEFLKYETEKTWEKTLALAEGMKPDRKGLSDFTQSM
- a CDS encoding restriction endonuclease subunit S; translation: MNPSIDIFINSFAMRGITSREQLLNEMLRVKLTARAVKSQKKSLQDGEQLFELMKHSTESTILGYFPGDRDFFSAIYKVAQEIDLIEYTLKLYQNDRFGQIFSPAYLTEYVCSLIDDAKAQSILIAEAEKSLSGLKGFVEKHQSSNITFTTSNVLMFMLLKLGFEEYKNVSILNQSIYQELLIDARFDFIYSLPDFGGKIEAVNHKFMSSRPDIVATQNLLGHLSDRGTLVTVLPAKITFASGSEAKLREHIMTHYQLEGIYSLPEGTFKPYTAIKTYMLKIGAVKKENVSVGYLGYDNGLYVDKVKVVGSKDFAAHEDWRIELILEDDDENIRKYKTSTLERVKLHEVAEVFRGKSILKKDVKPGKIMVLNISNITDTGIDYSNMDSIDEEERKIKRYELIDGDIVLSCRGSAIKTGVYRKQKSIVIASANVIVIRPNNRILSDYLKIFFESPVGIALIKSFQRGTTIVNINHTDIMEMEIPLLSIEEQKELVTHYEAESALYRETISKAVERFAAEKEKIYERLL
- a CDS encoding DUF3991 domain-containing protein; translation: MAEYVHFTDEQKQRANSVDLVDFLRRQGEQLIRSGREWRWKRHDSVTIRGNRWFRHSARQGGLAIDFVQEFYGLSFPDAVILLLGGEQGVEFKQTNKNDSPPKRKEFLLPEAADNMRRVYAYLLKQRYIDRDVLTHFAREKKIYEDKEYHNVVFAGYDENGTARHAHKRGTYSNAAGYRGNVEGSDPKYSFNYIGTSDTLYVFEAPVDMLSFITLHKNGWQQHSYVALDGVAEHAMLHVLSKNMHIKNVVLCLDHDPAGIEAAGRLTEILLEKGYASVSCLQPACKDWNEDLKAQHGITPIPAKPHPKLEACKELCGEIHYLCDHIKSVKNPHAMLMELYEKAIPLMQSSRSTDGQKAVLMEQLLSMTVYALFVVMAQYRQLEKPMNFKQLTDELCRSYHPHQDRGKLKTKAEDIQQDVNAINAQLKTSGIRTLEDKQKLIASYMSLALNCVKVQIFICLEEQEQRIEALQKQNEERVDYMQAVCEEFLQPGI
- a CDS encoding DUF6103 family protein produces the protein MRETELKIMFPTEKLDALRFFMGKKELTVEQKLKDYLDKTYEKVVPAHVREYVESKLDQASLQEETLEQRAQEQQPEPQRERQSRQTRRQREQAVAESASLSSQARQPELPEEPEESQGMSMSM
- a CDS encoding VirD4-like conjugal transfer protein, CD1115 family, which encodes MQASQVVTLIIAAATMFGVIGFIVLLAHYYTLNGIKARTVGDGQHGTARFATKNEIKKTYAHVPYEPERWRKGINLPKVQGLVVGCKTAPGSVTALVDQGDVHALMIGAAGVGKTANFLYPNLEYACASGMSFITTDTKGDLYRNYGCIAKDYYGYNVSVIDLRNPTRSDGNNMLHLVNKYMDEYLANPDNLPAKARAEKYAKIIAKTIVNSGGLDAGSYGQNAFFYDAAEGLLTAVILLVAEYCPNEKRHIISVFKLIQDLLAPSGVKGKNQFQLLIEKLPSEHKARWFAGAALNTAEQAMQSVLSTALSRLNAFLDSELEQILCFDTAIDAERFCKRKSAIFLVMPEEDNTKYFLISLIVQQLYREILSVADEQGGRLQNRVMMYLDEIGTIPKIECAEMMFSASRSRRVSIVAIIQSFAQLEKNYGKEGAAIIIDNCQDTIFGGFAPNSESAEILSRSLGNKTVLSGSVTRGKHDPSQSLQMIQRPLMTPDELKTLPKGSFIVAKTGACPMKTSLKLFIEWGIRFEKVYELQEKSARKVAYADKKELEEEIIKRHIAYEDIEELEPYSTSAQGGISLAPAEEIQVKALKSRLQAKIKAQQQMETPLRTD
- a CDS encoding helix-turn-helix domain-containing protein — protein: MGYFESLYASELPHRAVTVYMYLRDRADRDGKCYPAIGTIAEELKLSRSTVKRAIADLEKSGYLRKEQRWRENGGKSSNMYFLKSGMG
- a CDS encoding tetratricopeptide repeat protein → MCPFRAGVCENKNIEELIARLAEKLKYTSGKKQYGYLKAPLKALVNQIVDELAKDERVTELYSSWYEMRNEVLSTYVDKLPPPLPLSQQKEFKSIKNMVIAEALNIGSHHFTFEPDEEQNISIEDDGDITAATTYFEKSAKLGNVNAQYMLGRIYLESDSEHENVEKALQWLGKAADNGNAPAQYAMAKLYLTGNHLEKDAVKAVELFTKSAEQGNQYAQYALGKLYLLGHDVRQDKETAVHWLSAAAAQGNIYAKFLLERMDSFKDPSILLAATRLMHHLGNIFREEYQKAFGNPLIQVDRKLRKKLIEKKLAQGHAYNDHAPHQSY
- a CDS encoding DUF6103 family protein; translation: MKQATLQIKFDEEKLNAIKQYMGKKDADLQTELDDVMQKLYEKHVPAPVREYIESRDSRVQEKPKRPARPSSTAAANNDVNTTV